The following proteins come from a genomic window of Edaphobacter sp. 4G125:
- a CDS encoding lactate racemase domain-containing protein, which produces MSLYFSAGSPTTEMSVEDLRAALFSALDAIGNKNRVLAVPPDFTRFHSQSGVLTELAWQYYGNRLKDVLPALGTHKGMTDSEIATMYGSTPRDLFRVHDWRNDVVTLGEVPGAFLYEVSEGKVDYTWPAQVNKLLRDGGHDLILSIGQVVPHEVVGMANYNKNIFVGTGGSMGIHRSHFLGAVYGMERMMGRADTPVRRVLNYASDHFAKTLPIVYVQTVVGKNTDGKLVVRGLYIGDDVECFNLAAELSLKVNFQMLDREIKKAVVFLDPHEFRSTWLGNKSVYRTRMALADGAELIVLAPGVHEFGEDGAIDKLIRKYGYCGTPRTLEVVKEDPALAGNLSAAAHLIHGSSEGRFTIRYCPGHLTQQEIESVHFQYGDLAEYSKKYNPDVLKDGWNVVDGEEIFYISNPGLGLWAYRGRFKD; this is translated from the coding sequence ATGAGCCTCTATTTTTCCGCTGGAAGTCCGACCACCGAGATGTCGGTGGAGGATCTTCGTGCCGCCCTCTTCTCTGCGTTGGATGCAATTGGCAATAAGAACAGAGTTCTTGCGGTTCCTCCAGACTTTACGCGGTTTCATTCGCAATCCGGGGTTCTGACGGAGTTGGCCTGGCAATATTATGGCAACCGTTTGAAGGATGTTCTTCCAGCGCTTGGCACGCATAAGGGGATGACCGATTCGGAGATTGCCACGATGTATGGCTCGACGCCGCGGGATCTTTTCCGTGTGCATGACTGGCGCAACGATGTTGTGACATTGGGCGAAGTTCCTGGAGCGTTTTTGTACGAGGTGTCGGAAGGAAAGGTAGATTACACCTGGCCTGCACAGGTGAACAAACTGCTTCGGGATGGTGGACACGATCTGATTCTTTCGATTGGACAAGTGGTTCCCCACGAAGTGGTAGGCATGGCGAACTACAACAAGAACATCTTTGTGGGGACAGGCGGTTCGATGGGGATTCATCGCTCGCACTTTCTGGGAGCAGTTTATGGAATGGAGCGCATGATGGGGCGGGCCGATACGCCTGTACGCCGTGTGTTGAACTATGCCAGCGATCACTTCGCGAAAACCCTGCCGATTGTCTATGTGCAGACGGTGGTGGGGAAGAATACGGATGGAAAGCTGGTGGTTCGCGGGCTTTATATCGGCGACGATGTGGAGTGCTTCAATCTTGCAGCTGAGCTTTCGCTCAAGGTGAATTTTCAGATGCTGGACCGTGAGATCAAGAAGGCCGTAGTCTTCCTTGATCCTCATGAGTTTCGTAGCACATGGTTGGGAAATAAGAGCGTCTACCGAACACGCATGGCGCTTGCCGACGGCGCGGAGTTGATCGTACTTGCACCGGGTGTGCATGAATTTGGTGAAGATGGAGCTATCGACAAGTTGATTCGCAAGTATGGCTACTGCGGAACTCCGCGAACGCTGGAAGTCGTTAAAGAAGATCCTGCGTTGGCGGGGAATCTGAGTGCTGCGGCGCATCTGATTCATGGATCTTCGGAGGGACGCTTCACTATTCGTTACTGTCCTGGACACCTGACGCAGCAGGAAATTGAAAGCGTTCATTTCCAGTATGGCGATCTGGCTGAGTACAGCAAAAAATACAATCCGGATGTTCTGAAGGATGGCTGGAATGTGGTGGATGGCGAAGAGATCTTCTACATTTCGAATCCAGGGCTTGGGTTGTGGGCGTATCGAGGGCGGTTTAAGGATTAG
- a CDS encoding tagaturonate epimerase family protein → MKQLPRFSIGVGDRFAHQAKAQLAACIKAKDAGLEVAPVWNKSNREHNIIGSEPSQTRKAADIAVKELGWKAAYYLDADHINLNTVERFLAPCDFFTLDVADMIGKPADPADVKAFVSRHPELIGAVTIPGISEPFHTDEAFVAGVANKFLAAVQDAGKIYRFLVEKKGEGNFIPEVSMDETDSPQTPVELLIILAAIADEKIPIQTIAPKFTGRFNKGVDYVGDVAQFAREFREDIAAIAFAVKKYGLPANLKLSVHSGSDKFSIYKSIHDTVTSTGAGVHLKTAGTTWLEELIGLAEAGGQGLEIAKEVYREAYGHREELCAPYATVIDIDPAKLPTPDAVNGWTSEQFVSALRHEQSNAAYNPSLRQLLHVGFKVAAKMGDRYLKALEANEESVARNVTTNLFDRHIRPVFLGR, encoded by the coding sequence ATGAAACAGCTCCCGAGGTTTTCCATAGGGGTAGGCGACCGGTTCGCCCACCAGGCCAAAGCGCAGCTTGCTGCATGCATCAAGGCGAAGGATGCCGGTTTAGAGGTTGCGCCTGTTTGGAATAAGTCGAACAGGGAGCACAACATCATTGGGAGTGAGCCCTCGCAGACGCGGAAGGCTGCCGACATAGCGGTGAAAGAGCTCGGATGGAAAGCCGCCTATTACCTGGATGCGGACCACATCAACCTCAATACAGTTGAGCGGTTTCTTGCTCCATGCGATTTCTTCACCCTGGATGTTGCCGATATGATCGGCAAACCGGCTGATCCGGCGGATGTGAAGGCGTTCGTTTCGCGTCATCCTGAGTTGATTGGGGCAGTGACGATTCCGGGAATCTCCGAGCCTTTCCACACGGATGAGGCTTTTGTGGCTGGAGTGGCGAATAAGTTTCTTGCTGCGGTACAGGACGCAGGCAAGATCTATCGATTTCTGGTGGAGAAAAAGGGAGAGGGGAACTTTATCCCTGAAGTTTCGATGGACGAGACGGACTCTCCGCAGACTCCAGTAGAGCTGCTGATTATTCTTGCTGCGATTGCTGATGAGAAGATTCCTATTCAGACGATCGCGCCGAAGTTCACCGGACGATTCAACAAGGGTGTGGATTATGTCGGCGACGTCGCTCAGTTTGCTCGCGAGTTCCGCGAGGACATCGCAGCGATTGCTTTTGCGGTGAAGAAATATGGTTTGCCTGCCAATCTAAAACTGAGTGTCCATTCCGGTTCAGACAAATTTTCGATTTACAAATCCATCCACGATACTGTGACCTCGACGGGAGCGGGAGTTCACCTGAAGACCGCGGGAACAACTTGGCTGGAGGAGTTGATTGGTCTTGCCGAGGCAGGTGGGCAGGGGCTTGAGATCGCGAAAGAGGTGTATCGCGAAGCCTATGGTCATCGTGAAGAGCTGTGTGCTCCATATGCAACGGTTATCGACATCGACCCAGCGAAGCTACCGACGCCTGACGCAGTAAACGGATGGACGAGCGAACAGTTTGTCTCCGCCCTGCGGCATGAGCAAAGCAATGCTGCATACAACCCAAGCCTTCGTCAGCTTTTGCATGTGGGTTTCAAGGTCGCGGCGAAGATGGGAGATCGCTATCTAAAGGCCCTGGAGGCGAACGAGGAGAGCGTGGCAAGGAACGTAACCACGAATCTCTTCGATCGACACATCCGTCCTGTATTTCTGGGCCGGTAG
- a CDS encoding gluconokinase, whose product MIVVLMGVSGSGKTTIGERLAERMRAVFADADDYHPAANKEKMAAGHPLNDEDREPWLEILNRLMRGWHDEGKSGVLACSALKQKYRVTLSLGIPSEALRFVWLDGSEELISERLAARHHEFMNPNLLQSQFQALEPPADALRIVNDRAPDEVVSSILEGLSTKI is encoded by the coding sequence ATGATCGTTGTACTGATGGGGGTTAGCGGGTCAGGCAAGACCACGATTGGCGAACGGCTTGCCGAACGCATGAGAGCGGTTTTTGCCGATGCGGATGACTATCATCCTGCCGCCAATAAGGAGAAGATGGCAGCCGGGCATCCCTTGAATGATGAAGACCGCGAACCCTGGCTGGAGATATTGAATCGCCTGATGCGCGGTTGGCATGACGAAGGCAAGAGCGGTGTGCTGGCCTGCTCGGCGCTGAAACAGAAGTATCGCGTGACGCTCTCGCTGGGGATTCCTTCTGAGGCTCTCCGTTTTGTGTGGCTGGATGGCTCTGAGGAATTGATCTCAGAACGTCTGGCAGCACGTCATCATGAGTTCATGAACCCAAATCTATTGCAGAGCCAATTTCAGGCCCTTGAGCCACCGGCGGATGCTTTGCGTATAGTGAATGATCGGGCTCCAGATGAAGTGGTAAGCAGTATTCTGGAAGGGCTTTCAACAAAAATATAA
- a CDS encoding SDR family NAD(P)-dependent oxidoreductase gives MAHPLFDLTGKTAVVVGGTSGIGLAMAIGLAESGADVVASSRRAEQVEEAAQAIEAKGRRALRLTSDVGDRGSLEALLEGTLKEFGKVDILINSAGKIKREPTLTVSEETWNDIMDTNVTGTLRACQIFGRHMLERGYGRIINIASLNTFVSLKEVTAYATSKAAVGALTKSLAVEWSSRGVTVNAIAPGIFRTALNQKLLDESERGKELLLRTPMGRFGKTEELVGSAIFLASDASTFVTGEILVVDGGFLASGVNQ, from the coding sequence ATGGCGCATCCATTGTTTGATCTGACCGGAAAGACAGCGGTTGTTGTAGGTGGAACCTCAGGGATTGGATTGGCCATGGCCATTGGTCTTGCTGAGTCGGGAGCGGATGTTGTGGCGAGTTCCCGCCGCGCTGAACAGGTGGAAGAGGCCGCTCAGGCTATTGAAGCAAAGGGTCGCCGGGCTCTTCGACTGACCTCGGACGTAGGGGACCGTGGTTCGCTGGAGGCGTTGCTTGAGGGGACGTTGAAGGAGTTTGGCAAGGTCGATATCCTCATCAACTCCGCTGGAAAGATTAAGCGTGAGCCGACGCTGACGGTCTCGGAAGAGACCTGGAACGACATTATGGATACCAATGTGACGGGGACGCTGCGTGCCTGCCAGATCTTCGGCCGTCACATGCTGGAGCGCGGTTATGGGCGCATCATCAACATCGCTTCGCTCAATACCTTTGTCTCTCTTAAGGAAGTGACGGCCTACGCGACCAGCAAGGCGGCGGTTGGTGCGCTGACGAAGTCACTTGCGGTGGAGTGGAGTTCCCGAGGAGTGACAGTGAATGCGATTGCCCCGGGAATCTTTCGTACGGCACTAAACCAGAAGCTGCTGGATGAGAGTGAGCGCGGTAAGGAACTGCTTTTGCGCACTCCCATGGGTCGCTTCGGAAAGACCGAGGAGCTTGTCGGCTCGGCGATCTTCCTTGCCAGCGATGCTTCGACCTTTGTGACGGGAGAGATCCTTGTGGTTGATGGCGGATTCCTCGCCAGCGGCGTGAATCAATAA
- a CDS encoding ABC transporter permease translates to MKQHPLAVIGAALLILFLICAVFAPILAPKDPAALDLHGRLLGPNGAHWFGTDELGRDILSRTLYGARISLIVAISVVGLSLAIGLVAGCLAGFYGGWLDTVINIYVMNAFLALPGILLAIAFVAFMGPGLGNVIIALAISGWVGYARLVRGQVMAVKEREFVEAARALGASDIRILAAHILPNILQPLIVQAAIGMATAVMAEATLSFLGLGVPPPAASWGSMLNDARSHLFDSPHMVFFPAMAVMLCVLSFNFIGDALRDYMDPRTRLREGL, encoded by the coding sequence ATGAAGCAACATCCTCTGGCGGTCATCGGAGCAGCGTTGCTGATTCTATTTCTAATCTGCGCAGTGTTCGCTCCCATCCTCGCCCCCAAAGATCCCGCCGCGCTTGACCTGCATGGTCGCCTGCTTGGACCGAATGGGGCCCACTGGTTCGGAACCGATGAGCTTGGCCGAGATATCCTCTCGCGTACCCTCTATGGCGCGCGTATCTCCCTCATCGTTGCAATCAGTGTCGTCGGACTCTCGCTCGCCATCGGTCTGGTTGCCGGATGTCTGGCTGGCTTTTACGGAGGCTGGCTCGATACCGTCATCAACATCTATGTAATGAACGCGTTCCTTGCTCTGCCAGGGATTCTTCTCGCCATCGCGTTTGTCGCCTTCATGGGCCCGGGACTGGGAAATGTCATCATCGCGCTCGCCATCTCCGGATGGGTAGGTTACGCTCGCCTCGTCCGCGGACAGGTCATGGCAGTCAAAGAACGAGAATTCGTGGAAGCCGCCCGCGCGCTTGGCGCCTCGGACATCCGAATTCTTGCAGCCCACATACTGCCCAATATCCTTCAGCCCCTGATCGTGCAGGCCGCTATCGGAATGGCAACCGCAGTCATGGCCGAAGCCACGTTGAGTTTCCTGGGGCTAGGAGTACCCCCACCAGCCGCAAGCTGGGGCTCGATGCTGAACGATGCCCGCTCCCACCTCTTCGATTCACCGCACATGGTCTTCTTCCCCGCCATGGCGGTGATGCTCTGCGTTCTTTCGTTCAACTTTATTGGGGATGCACTGAGAGATTACATGGACCCGCGCACGCGTCTTCGAGAGGGGTTATAA
- a CDS encoding glycosyltransferase WbuB, with protein sequence MRILIYGLNYSPELTGIGKYTGEMASWLARRGHEVCVVTAPPYYPAWSIREDYRGTLYRTERHFGEPLVYRTPLYVPAKPSGLKRMAHLFSFMLGSLPIMFRQCFWRPDVVFTVEPTFFGAPVAVLVAKVTGAASWLHVQDFEIDAAFDLGLLPAHGPVHSIALGLEKAFTRAFTRVSSISSKMVERAEAKGVPSNRVTLFPNWVDIDAVHPQDPDTPNSFRHELSLEGKIILLYSGNMGAKQGLELLAPLAALFEKDPRVHFVFCGDGAFRPTLESLVANRSNVTLLPLQPLERLNDLLNAADIHLLPQKAGAADLVMPSKLTGMLSSGRPVIATADAGTQVARVVSGDSADEACGLVVPAEDPAALYAAVEELIEDPTLRAKLGVNARRYAVNHLGKQQVLEQFERDIEELISSIR encoded by the coding sequence GTGCGAATCCTGATCTACGGTCTTAATTACTCCCCAGAACTGACAGGGATCGGAAAATACACAGGCGAAATGGCATCCTGGCTTGCTCGGCGCGGGCACGAGGTGTGTGTCGTCACGGCACCCCCTTATTATCCTGCGTGGAGCATCCGCGAGGACTATCGCGGCACTCTTTATAGGACCGAACGCCATTTTGGCGAACCGCTGGTCTATCGCACGCCACTTTATGTTCCAGCGAAACCGTCTGGTCTGAAGCGGATGGCGCACTTGTTCTCCTTCATGCTGGGTAGTCTTCCTATCATGTTTCGGCAGTGTTTCTGGCGTCCGGATGTGGTTTTTACGGTAGAGCCGACTTTTTTCGGGGCTCCAGTTGCGGTGCTCGTAGCGAAGGTGACGGGTGCCGCGTCGTGGCTGCATGTGCAGGACTTTGAGATCGACGCTGCCTTCGATCTCGGCCTGCTCCCGGCCCATGGCCCGGTTCATTCGATCGCACTTGGTCTGGAGAAAGCTTTTACCCGGGCCTTCACTCGCGTTTCAAGTATCTCGAGCAAGATGGTCGAGCGGGCTGAGGCGAAGGGGGTTCCTTCCAATCGGGTCACACTCTTTCCGAACTGGGTCGATATCGATGCTGTCCATCCGCAGGACCCCGATACTCCAAATTCCTTCCGGCATGAACTTAGCCTGGAAGGCAAGATCATTCTGTTGTACTCAGGCAATATGGGGGCCAAACAGGGGCTTGAACTGCTGGCTCCGTTGGCCGCTTTATTTGAGAAAGACCCGCGCGTCCATTTTGTCTTCTGCGGCGATGGTGCCTTCCGACCAACGCTTGAATCGCTCGTAGCCAATCGATCCAACGTAACTCTGCTTCCATTGCAGCCCCTTGAGCGGTTGAATGATCTGCTCAATGCTGCTGATATTCACCTGTTACCGCAGAAAGCAGGAGCGGCCGACCTGGTCATGCCTTCCAAATTGACAGGGATGCTTTCGAGCGGACGTCCAGTGATTGCGACTGCGGATGCAGGTACGCAGGTCGCCCGCGTTGTCAGCGGGGATTCGGCTGATGAAGCCTGCGGGCTTGTGGTTCCCGCAGAAGACCCAGCAGCGTTGTACGCAGCGGTCGAAGAACTTATCGAAGACCCTACGTTGCGCGCTAAGTTAGGCGTAAACGCTCGTCGCTATGCGGTCAACCACCTGGGGAAGCAGCAAGTGCTCGAACAGTTTGAACGCGATATTGAAGAACTGATTTCATCGATCAGATAA
- the gmd gene encoding GDP-mannose 4,6-dehydratase, with product MKRALITGVTGQDGAYLAQFLLAKGYEVHGIKRRTSLFNTNRIDHLYEDPHQPNPHFILHYGDLTDSSSLIHIVQKVQPDEIYNLGAQSHVQVSFEQPEYTADADAIGPLRLLEAIRILGLEKKTKFYQASTSELYGLVQEIPQRETTPFYPRSPYAVAKMYAFWICVNYREAYGIFACNGILFNHESPLRGETFVTRKITRGLARIKVGLQDTLYMGNLDAKRDWGHARDYVEMQWLMLQQEKPQDYVIATGHQYSVREFINRCAKRLELDLTWQGSGVEEKAFDRNGKPIVAIDPRYFRPTEVETLLGDPSKAKRELGWTPRTSFEQLVDEMVEADLKAAQRDALVRKHGFDAYNVRES from the coding sequence TTGAAGAGAGCCCTGATTACAGGAGTCACCGGCCAGGACGGAGCGTATCTTGCCCAGTTTCTTCTCGCTAAAGGCTATGAGGTTCATGGCATCAAACGCCGTACCTCGCTGTTCAACACGAATCGCATCGATCATCTCTACGAAGACCCGCATCAGCCGAATCCTCACTTCATCCTGCATTATGGCGACCTCACGGATTCTTCATCGCTGATTCATATCGTGCAAAAGGTGCAGCCGGATGAGATCTACAATTTGGGTGCCCAGTCTCACGTACAGGTTTCCTTCGAACAGCCCGAATATACGGCCGATGCCGATGCCATCGGGCCGCTTCGTTTGCTGGAAGCGATTCGCATCCTGGGACTTGAGAAGAAGACGAAGTTTTATCAAGCATCAACCTCAGAGCTCTACGGTCTTGTCCAGGAGATTCCACAACGCGAGACGACGCCTTTTTATCCGCGTTCGCCCTACGCTGTGGCGAAGATGTATGCCTTCTGGATCTGCGTGAACTATCGTGAAGCTTACGGAATCTTTGCCTGCAACGGCATTCTCTTCAATCACGAGTCGCCCCTGCGTGGCGAGACCTTTGTGACCCGCAAGATTACACGCGGTCTTGCACGGATCAAGGTTGGTCTACAGGACACTCTCTATATGGGGAACCTGGATGCCAAGCGCGATTGGGGCCATGCCCGCGACTATGTTGAGATGCAGTGGCTGATGCTCCAGCAGGAGAAGCCGCAGGACTACGTCATCGCCACTGGCCATCAGTACAGCGTACGTGAATTCATTAATCGCTGCGCAAAACGGCTCGAGCTGGACCTCACATGGCAGGGGAGCGGTGTCGAAGAGAAAGCGTTCGATAGAAATGGGAAGCCTATCGTTGCTATCGATCCGCGTTACTTCCGTCCGACTGAGGTTGAGACACTGCTTGGTGATCCTTCGAAGGCTAAGCGTGAGCTTGGTTGGACTCCCCGCACCAGCTTCGAGCAACTCGTCGATGAAATGGTGGAAGCTGATCTCAAAGCGGCTCAGCGCGATGCTCTTGTTCGGAAGCATGGCTTCGACGCTTACAACGTTCGCGAAAGTTAA
- a CDS encoding GDP-L-fucose synthase family protein, whose product MNKDSRIFIAGHRGLVGSAIHRELTRLGYTKVITRPRAELDLLDSTAVNNFFAEERPEYVFLAAAKVGGILANNTYPADFIRDNLVLQTNIIDAGYQNQVKRLLFLGSSCIYPKLAPQPMPESSLLTGPLEPTNRPYALAKIAGIEMCWSYNRQYGTQYLAAMPTNLYGPGDNYDLANSHVLPALIRKTAEAIRTNASSVTVWGTGTPRRELLYSDDLAQACVFLMNLEDERYNTLLTENEPPLINIGTGEDVTIRELAETVSLVLGFKGSFVFDASKPDGTPRKLMDVTRLHSLGWHHTTSLEEGIRRTWEQVRERLSVAS is encoded by the coding sequence ATGAACAAAGACTCTCGCATCTTCATCGCCGGTCATCGCGGACTCGTCGGTTCTGCTATCCATCGCGAACTAACGCGACTCGGATACACCAAGGTCATCACCCGTCCACGCGCCGAACTCGATCTGCTGGATTCCACCGCAGTTAACAACTTCTTTGCGGAAGAGAGGCCGGAGTATGTTTTTCTTGCTGCGGCGAAGGTCGGCGGCATCCTCGCGAACAATACTTATCCCGCAGACTTCATTCGCGACAACCTCGTCCTGCAGACCAACATCATCGATGCCGGCTATCAGAACCAGGTGAAGCGCCTGCTCTTTCTCGGCTCTTCCTGCATCTATCCCAAGCTGGCTCCGCAGCCGATGCCAGAGTCTTCGCTGCTGACCGGCCCGCTGGAGCCGACGAACCGTCCCTATGCGTTAGCGAAGATCGCAGGAATCGAGATGTGCTGGAGCTATAACCGTCAGTATGGGACGCAATATCTCGCAGCCATGCCGACCAATCTTTATGGTCCTGGCGATAACTACGACCTTGCTAACTCGCACGTTCTCCCGGCTCTCATTCGCAAGACTGCCGAGGCAATCCGTACCAATGCGTCAAGCGTCACAGTCTGGGGTACTGGTACACCTCGTCGCGAGCTTCTCTACTCTGACGACCTCGCTCAAGCCTGCGTCTTTCTGATGAATCTAGAAGACGAGCGTTACAACACTCTCCTGACCGAGAACGAGCCGCCCTTGATTAACATCGGCACTGGCGAGGACGTTACGATTCGCGAGTTGGCCGAGACAGTCTCTCTCGTATTGGGATTCAAAGGCTCGTTCGTCTTCGACGCAAGCAAGCCCGATGGAACTCCACGCAAGCTGATGGATGTCACCCGTCTGCATTCCCTTGGCTGGCACCACACCACCAGTCTCGAAGAGGGAATTCGTCGAACCTGGGAGCAGGTTCGCGAGCGCCTTTCTGTTGCATCCTAG
- a CDS encoding RecQ family ATP-dependent DNA helicase — MDFTSLSDLLHKTFGFSEFRTNQEPVCRAATEGRDVLLVMPTGAGKSLCYQLPALARGGTALVISPLIALMEDQSAKLAALGLQTARIHSGLSREESRQACRDYLNGTLQFLFIAPERMRVPGFPEMLAKRKPSLIAIDEAHCISQWGHDFRPDYRMLGEYLPSLRPAPVMALTATATPEVQRDIASQLRLQNPSLFIHGFRRHNLAIEVVELSKPRRNQFTVDLLKVEENRPAIVYAPSRKAAEELASQLGGRAAAYHAGLDPATRERVQRHFLSGQLEIVVATIAFGMGIDKSDVRTVIHTALPASVEAYYQEIGRAGRDGKPSRTVLLHSFADRKMHDFFLERDYPPATELARLARILTEEFQTPEVLRKELRLDLESFERAAEKLIAQGGAVADIAENLRATGQNNWRSGYEAQLAFRRAQIERMARFAETPQCRMTALIQHFGDTTDGLRPCGHCDFCSPERAQAQTFRQPTAQEKRQLRSILRALDGAAPRATGKLHTDLALGIDRKQFDAYLNALTRAGLITLTSDTFTNTEGNVINFKRASLTYEGRTRDEGDDLTVLLTEEIKDTAAPRRRSGSHRKRRPKTLARN, encoded by the coding sequence ATGGATTTCACTTCCCTCTCCGATCTTCTTCATAAAACGTTTGGCTTCTCCGAATTTCGTACCAATCAGGAGCCCGTCTGTCGTGCCGCGACTGAAGGTCGTGATGTTTTGCTGGTTATGCCGACAGGAGCAGGAAAAAGTTTGTGCTACCAACTGCCTGCCCTCGCACGTGGCGGTACCGCACTGGTGATCTCCCCGTTGATTGCGCTCATGGAGGATCAATCCGCAAAGTTGGCCGCACTTGGGCTGCAAACAGCACGCATCCACTCTGGTTTATCGCGAGAGGAGTCTCGCCAAGCCTGCCGCGATTACCTGAACGGAACCCTGCAGTTTCTCTTTATCGCCCCGGAGCGCATGCGCGTGCCTGGCTTTCCGGAGATGCTGGCCAAACGCAAACCCAGCCTGATCGCGATCGACGAAGCGCACTGCATCTCGCAATGGGGCCATGACTTTCGCCCGGACTACCGCATGCTCGGAGAGTATCTGCCTTCGCTGCGTCCTGCTCCGGTCATGGCGCTGACTGCAACTGCCACTCCCGAGGTACAGCGTGATATTGCCAGCCAGCTTCGCCTGCAAAATCCATCGCTATTTATTCATGGCTTCCGACGGCATAATCTGGCCATCGAAGTAGTCGAGCTTTCTAAGCCGCGCCGCAACCAGTTCACCGTCGATCTGCTGAAGGTGGAAGAGAACCGGCCTGCGATCGTCTATGCGCCTTCGCGCAAAGCCGCCGAAGAACTAGCTTCACAACTTGGAGGGAGAGCAGCCGCTTACCACGCCGGGCTTGATCCGGCGACGCGCGAGCGAGTGCAGCGTCATTTCCTTTCGGGCCAGCTGGAAATAGTCGTTGCCACGATCGCCTTCGGCATGGGCATCGACAAATCTGACGTTCGCACAGTGATCCACACGGCTCTACCCGCGTCCGTCGAGGCCTACTACCAGGAGATTGGACGAGCAGGACGCGACGGGAAGCCCTCTCGAACCGTACTGCTGCACTCCTTCGCCGATCGCAAAATGCACGACTTCTTTCTGGAGCGCGATTACCCTCCAGCCACAGAGCTTGCACGGCTGGCTCGCATCTTGACTGAAGAGTTCCAAACTCCTGAGGTGCTGCGAAAGGAGCTCCGGCTTGATCTTGAGAGCTTTGAGCGCGCAGCGGAGAAGCTGATCGCGCAAGGGGGAGCCGTAGCCGATATAGCAGAAAATCTTCGTGCTACCGGCCAGAACAACTGGCGTTCCGGGTACGAAGCACAGCTTGCCTTTCGCCGCGCGCAGATCGAGAGGATGGCACGTTTCGCAGAGACTCCACAGTGCCGCATGACTGCTCTGATTCAGCATTTTGGCGATACAACGGATGGTCTTCGCCCATGCGGACACTGCGATTTCTGTTCTCCTGAGCGTGCACAAGCACAGACGTTTCGCCAACCGACCGCACAGGAGAAGAGACAACTCCGTTCCATTCTGCGTGCACTCGACGGAGCAGCGCCACGAGCGACCGGAAAACTTCATACTGATCTCGCACTGGGAATCGATCGCAAGCAGTTCGATGCTTACCTGAACGCGCTCACTCGCGCCGGTCTAATTACCTTGACGAGCGACACCTTTACCAACACCGAAGGCAATGTCATCAACTTCAAACGCGCCTCCCTTACCTACGAGGGACGAACGCGTGATGAAGGAGATGACCTTACAGTCCTGCTTACAGAGGAGATAAAGGATACTGCCGCCCCCAGACGCCGCTCAGGGAGTCACAGAAAGAGGCGACCCAAGACCCTAGCCCGCAACTAG
- a CDS encoding zinc-binding alcohol dehydrogenase family protein, protein MKAISLMAAGDARIINKSEPQRSGKELLLKVEMVGLCGTDLNSFRGKNPLVTYPRIIGHEIAATVVEGSSSVPSGTTVTVSPYTSCGLCASCRRGRPNACQHNQTFGVQRDGALTEWITVPEEKVYPSTSLSLKELCLVEPLTVGVHSVARGRVTANDVVAVFGCGGVGLGAIAGAAFRGARTIAIDLDDAKLETARAAGATDLIHSADEDFRSRLREMTGGHGPDVIIEAIGLSETYRAAIQEVAFAGRVVYIGYAKEPVDYETRLFVQKELDIMGSRNALPEDFREVITMLEQGKFPTERAISAIVSMEETPAILAEWCNRPAAFTKILVQVEK, encoded by the coding sequence ATGAAAGCTATATCGCTTATGGCGGCTGGCGACGCTCGCATCATAAACAAGAGCGAGCCGCAGAGGTCGGGAAAAGAATTGTTGCTCAAAGTAGAGATGGTGGGTCTCTGCGGAACCGACCTCAACAGCTTTCGCGGTAAGAATCCTTTAGTGACCTACCCGAGAATCATCGGGCACGAGATTGCCGCAACCGTGGTCGAAGGCTCTTCATCAGTTCCGTCAGGAACAACCGTTACTGTTTCACCTTATACGAGCTGTGGTCTTTGTGCTTCATGCCGCAGGGGACGACCTAATGCCTGCCAGCACAATCAGACCTTCGGTGTGCAGCGTGACGGTGCGCTGACCGAATGGATCACGGTTCCAGAGGAAAAAGTCTATCCCTCAACATCGCTCTCCTTGAAAGAACTTTGCCTTGTTGAGCCATTGACTGTAGGTGTCCATTCGGTCGCGCGTGGACGGGTGACCGCAAACGATGTTGTAGCGGTCTTCGGCTGTGGCGGTGTCGGTTTAGGTGCCATTGCGGGAGCAGCATTTCGTGGGGCTCGCACCATCGCCATCGATCTCGACGATGCAAAGTTAGAGACGGCTCGCGCTGCCGGTGCTACAGACCTGATTCACTCGGCCGATGAAGACTTCCGTTCCCGTCTGCGTGAGATGACCGGAGGCCACGGGCCGGACGTAATTATTGAAGCGATTGGCTTGTCTGAGACCTATCGCGCGGCCATCCAGGAGGTCGCCTTTGCTGGACGGGTCGTGTATATCGGGTATGCAAAAGAACCTGTTGATTATGAAACACGACTCTTCGTCCAGAAGGAGCTGGACATCATGGGTTCGCGTAATGCGTTGCCGGAAGATTTCCGAGAAGTGATCACTATGCTGGAGCAGGGTAAGTTTCCGACAGAGAGAGCCATTTCGGCCATCGTCAGCATGGAAGAGACGCCGGCAATTCTTGCAGAGTGGTGCAATCGACCTGCCGCATTTACCAAGATCCTGGTTCAAGTAGAGAAGTGA